TGCCCAATTAATGGCGGCCATGGGGTATGGGCATGGTTTAATTGAGCGGGTATCACAAAGTATTTAATACGGATTTATTAAAAGGGAACCTAATGAGCACACACCCCAGAGCGGGTCTGCAGGCAAGCGCTTGTGATCTAATTAATGTGCCGCGCCTTATGGCGGCTTATTACCAATTAACGCCAGATGTAAATAAAGTAGAACAACGCGTTACTTTTGGCACCTCCGGCCATCGAGGCTGTGCACTGGACTCAAGTTTTAACCACGCTCACATACAAGCCATTTGCCAAGCAGTCAGTGAATATCGCCAAGCGCAAGGGGTAACGGGTCCTTTGTATTTGGGTATGGATACTCATGCTTTATCAGAAGCTGCGTGGGGAAGCGCGCTGGAAGTGCTCACTGCTAATGGCTTAGAAGTGCGTATTCAAAAAGACCGTGGCTATACGCCCACGCCGGTTATTTCTCATGCTATTTTAAACCATAACCGCGCCCATCCTCAGCAGCTTAGTGATGGCATTGTGATCACCCCCTCTCATAATCCTCCCCGCGATGGAGGCATTAAATATAACGGGGTCGATGGCGGGCCTGCTTCCAGTGAAGCAACTCGTTGGATTCAAGACCGAGCCAATCAGTTGCTCAGCGAAAAAGGGGAGGGTATTCGCCAAAATGCCTTTAGTAAGGCAGTAGCGCTTGCCAAAGAATTTGATTATATTGAGCATTATATTAGTGAGCTCAATGATGTTATTGATATGGAGGCCATTAAAAAAGCAGGTATTCGTATTGGTGTTGATCCACTAGGCGGCGCCGGTCTTGCTTATTGGACACCGCTTGCTAAGCGCTATGGACTTGATATTACGCTAGTTAACACCAGCCAAGATCCTAGCTTTTCTTTTATGCCTCTCGATCACGATGGCAAAATCCGTATGGACTGCTCGAGCCCTTTTAGCATGGCCAATTTATTGGCGCTTAAAGAGGACTTTGATATTAGCTGTGGCAATGACCCCGACTATGACCGCCACGGCATTGTAGACAGTCAGGGCTTAATGGATCCTAATCATTACCTAGCCGTCTGTATCCACTATTTATTTACCCATAGAACGCACTGGCCTCGTGAGTTAGCCGTAGGTAAAACGCTGGTGTCTTCGTCGATGATAGACAGAGTGGCAAGCTTATTAGAACGGCAGTTAATAGAAGTGCCGGTTGGTTTTAAGTGGTACGTTGAAGGATTAATTGAGGGCAAGTTAGGTTTTGGCGGTGAAGAAAGCGCCGGTGCTACTTTTGTGCGCAAAAATGGCCAAGTGTGGAGTACCGACAAAGATGGCTTTATTCCCTGTCTGCTGGCTGCAGAAATTTTAGCCGTTACTGGGCTGACGCCTCATGCTTATTATGCGAATTTAGTTGAGCAACTCGGTGAGCCTGTGTACCGACGCATTGATGCGCCGGCTACCTTAGCCCAAAAGCAAGTGCTGGCAAACCTAGACCCTGAGACGATTGAAGCCAGTACCCTAGCTGGCGATGCTATTATCGCGCGACTCACTCGCGCGCCAGGCAATGATGCAGCTATCGGTGGCTTGAAAGTCGTGACCGAACAGGGCTGGTTTGCAGCTCGCCCCAGCGGTACTGAAAATGTCTATAAAATTTATGCAGAAAGCTTTCGTGGTAATGAGCATTTAGACTTGCTGATGATAGAAGCGCAAGCGCTAGTAAATCATGCCTTTGCTAAGGCCGGCGTTTAGCTAAGCTGCCAGCCAAGAGTCTGATAACCGTACAATGCGGAAGCCCACCCACAGCGGTGGGCTTTTTATTTTCAGCAATATTCGCCCTTTAATGCGAATTCTGTAATCTTAATGGCTGTGACTTTCGCTCTGCATTTGGAGACCAAATGAATACTGGTCAGCTTACTGATTTTTTAACCATTAGCCGTGCTAACCCTCATGGACTTGCTCCCTCTCAACATCACTTAGCGTGCGGGAGTCGCATTGAAGTGTGGGACAGCGGCGTCCTGTATCTTGAGCCCGCTAGCTCCCAGGATGTGAGTAGCAATAAAGATATTATTATCTCTTGCGGTATTCATGGTAATGAAACCGCCCCGATTGAGATGTGTGAACGGCTGCTTAAACAAATCGTCACCGGCCAATTAGTCTGCCAGCAACGATTGCTGCTTATCTTTGGCAATTTAGAGGGCATGAATTTAGCGGTACGTGAAGTAGATGAAAACCTTAATCGCTTGTTTTGTGGCGAGCACGCTAAAGGCCAGATCTCTAATAATGAGCGCAGACGGGCAGCCAAGTTAGAACACTATGTGAGTCGATTTTATCAAGCACGCAGTACCGCTATACGGCTGCATTATGATTTACATACCGCCATTCGCGCATCAAAATATGAGCAGTTTGCGGTTTATCCTTATCAAGCAAGCAATACTTATTCACGCCGCTTGTTGGCGTTTTTGGCAAACGCCGACATTAAGACTATTTTGCTGTCTCACGCCCCCGCTACCACTTTTAGCTGTTACAGTGCCCAGTACTTTGCTGCCGAGTCATTAACCATCGAATTAGGGAAAGTTGCCCCTTTTGGTAAGAATGACTTAAGTCGCCTTGCCTGCTTACACGCAAGCTTAAAAAATGAGCTAAATGATAGTGAGTGGCAGCCGCAACCATTAGCGCTTAATAAGCTTCGCGTGTTTAAAGTGTGCCAAGAAATTATTAAGCACAGTGAACAATTTTGTTTACATTTTTCAGAAGATGTAGCGAATTTTAGTGCCTTTGCCCCTAATAGCTTGCTCGCAAGTGACGAGCACAGATGCTGGTGTGTGGGCGCCCAAGAAGAAGTAGTGATCTTTCCTAATGCCGCAGTGGCAGTTTCTCATCGGGCCGCCTTGATGGCGGTAGTCACTGAATTAACTGACAAAATGCTTAATTAATCTTTTAAACTGACGAGGGGAGTTAGACTTAAAAAGCTTGCGCTAGATCACGTCCTGTCACTTTGTCGTCATTATTCATAAAATTTTGTGAACAAAATGTAGCTTTTAGGTGTCGCTTTGTGGCACTATTTTCGTGTCTTAAGTTAAACAACAAGTTACAACTAAATGCACGCTGCTGACGCCGTTAAATATAAAAATCAGGACGTCACGTTAATTTAAAGAAAGGGAATCACGAATGAAGCAAATTAGTAAGCGCATTTTAACCGTCTCTGCACTGGCCATGGCCGTTGCCGCTCCTCATGTTAGCGCTGCTAACTGGTCTGATACCTTTGTGGGCTATCGTTACGGTTCAAACTTCACCGAACCGTATAACGATAGCAAAATCAAAAAAAATGTACTGGGGCTAACTCACGCTAGCGGTTATGACTACGGTCAAAACTTTTTTAACGTAGATCTACTACAATCTAATAGCCAAGACCCAGCCAATGGCGACGATAAAGGTGAAGGTGACGGTGCATTTGAAGCTTACGTGACTTATCGTCATCAGCTGCATTTAGGTAAAGTTTTCGATGCGGACATGAGCTTTGGCCCAGTTAAAGAAGTAGCATTAACTGCTGGCTTTGATGCCAACACCAAAAATACAGAATTTGCACCCCGCAAACAGATGTTAGTAGTGGGTCCTACCTTGAAGTTTGATGTGCCAAAAGGTTTTGTCGATTTCTCAGTACTTTATGCACACGAGCGGAATCACAGTAATTCAGGAACACCGTTAGTAAGTAAAGATGTAACCTTTAACGATTACACCATCTACAACCTGACTTGGGGTGTGCCATTTGATTTAGGTGCAGTACCGATGAAATTCCAAGGCTTCGGTAACTGGGCAACGCCTAAAGGTCAAGGTACTACCGATGAGCGCTTAGTACGTACCTCACTAATGGTTGATGTGGGCCAGTTGGCATTCAATAAAGACAACACCTTCTGGTTAGGTGTGGGCTACGAATACTGGCGCAATAAGTTTGGTAACGATGTGAAGTCGTTCCCGAATGGTGATAAAGGTCTAGATACCGATGCCTTTACTGTTAACGCAGAATGGCACTTCTAAGCTAGTGTAAGCAAACTGGTAATTTAGAATGACATTAAAAAGAGCGCTTAGGCGCTCTTTTTGTATTTATAGCTCAGCGAAAAAACCGACCTGAAAGCCAGTTACGGTGCATAAGCTAAGCCATGCAATTCATCCCGATTTATCTTTTATAAGTATTCTGCGCTTAATAATTAGCCACTACATGGCGCTTTCATCATCATCTCCCCTCACTCAAGTCATCATTACCTCTCAGATCAGACCCAGCTTGTGAAGTTCGAAACTTCAAGTTCTTACTTAGCAGACACAGGACAAATTGACTATCACGTTAATTAAGTATGAATTTATCTTAGCTATCTAATTCAGCTAGCTCTCTGTTAAGCGCACTGTTGACTTAGGTTTTAGCCTTAATGATCCTTAAAGAGCCGGCTAGAAAAATCCTTGCTCTGGGATTTCAACCTAGTCGAAATCCTGTTGCAAAGACCAGCTGTGATGAAATTAATGTTTGATGAGCTTCATTATTTTCCCAGTTACCTTAATTTGGCATTCTTGGTCGCGGCGAGCGGCGCCAGCTTAGTGATTGCTTATAATGGAGGCTTAGTTAGGGGTAGTTAGGGATAGTTACGCGTGGGTCGCTTGAGGAAAACGCCAGCGGATAAAGAAGGGAGGGATGGGGGTAACCCCATCCTACTCAAGATTAGTGACTTAACAGGCAGTTAAGAGGATTCATTAATACGGCTTTTAACGGCGGCGGTATTGGCTACTTTAGGCGCCTTTGCTTTATTAACTTTGGCCACTTTGGGACCAAAGGGGTAGCGTCTGTGAGTAAAAATATAGTGATACATACTGGCAAAGCCGACCATAAATAAGGTGCCAAACAGCGTGGGCAAGATAAAGTCCATTGGCACTAGCTCAGGATCAGCAAGATAAATCAAAATGGGGTTGGCGCCCGCTGGTGGGTGCAAGGTATCGGTCAAAACCATGAGCGTAAAGCTTAAACCAAAGCAGATAGCCAAACCTAACATGGGGTCGGGAATAAACTTTAAGCCGATAATGGATAAGATAGTAGTGAGCAGGTGACCTAAAATAACATGCTTAGGGCGAGAGAGAGGTGCTGAGGGCAATAATAGTAATAATACTAGTGTGGCGCCTAAAGGGGCGCTGAGCACCATAAAGTGCGTCCAGTTCTTAAGATAGCTCAGCACTATAACGGCTGTGAACGCGGCTAAGCCGGCAAGAGTCGCATCGCGCAGTCGATGTTTAAAGTGCATATAACCTCATTAGAAAGTACAGATAGGGTACAAGTTGAAATAAAATTGTATGCAATGTCCGCTTAAATTAAAAGTAATGACTAGAATTCTAATGCTATAAGTTAGTGCTTCTAGCAATAAAGCTTAAAGTTGTCGTCAACTGCTTAAATTTTACACTTTAATAAAATGCTAACGGTTAACTTTGTGTGGTAGCAATGACTTATCGGTACGGTGCTTTGGCTTTATAACAATTTAATTCTTCTATAAAGCTCATAGATAGCATTTTTTGCAGCGCGCATTTGCTAAATCAGCACCTGAGTGGTGAATTTATCGGCAAACGCACCGTTAGCTATTTACAGCAGTCTTAACTGCCAGTACTATGCATCTCGTTCGGAGGGGTGGCAGAGTGGTTGAATGCACCGGTCTTGAAAACCGGCATGGGTTTATAGCCCATCCAGGGTTCAAATCCCTGCTCCTCCGCCAAATAAACGAAACTGGCCTTACTGCAAAGTAAGGCCTTTTTCGTGTCATTAATTCGCCATACTTGATGGCCAAGAAGACAGCGTGAGTAAGCGTTGTTTAGGTACTGATTTACGGCTTAACGCTTGCGATTTGCGCAAGATTTTTAGTTTTAAATGTTGGTGTTATTGTTCATTAACTACCATAGTGCCGCTTACCTCGGATCTATGACCTAGCTTAAGCGGCGTTGTCGGTTTATGAGTAGTGTGGTGGACTAGCGGTTGTTAATAGCGCTAATCATGCGATCCAGCGCTTCTTCTAACATGGCTTTAGGGCAACCAAAGTTAAGACGAATAAAGTCACTTCCACCAAACTGGCCTCCCGGCGATACGCCCACCCCAGCTTGCTCAAAAAAGCCGATGGGATCTTCAAGCTCTAGCGCACTAATATCAATCCAAGCTAAATACGTTGCTTCTGGCGAGAGTACTTTTACGTCTGGCACTTTATTTAAGCGCGTGACCAGTAAGTCGCGATTATGGCGCAAATAGTCTAACTGAGCCGCTAGCCAGTCATCCCCCTCGCGATAAGCCGCCTCAGCAGCGACAAAGCCTAATAAGTTAACATCTGCCATAATACCACGAGCGGCGCGGCTAAATTGCTGGCGTAACTTAGCGTTGGGGATAATGGCAAATGAACAGCATAAACCGGCAATATTAAAGGTTTTACTCGGTGCCATTAAGATAATACTGCGCTCGGCGGCATCTTTGCTTATTGCGGCATAAGGAATGTGCGGTTTGCCTGCATCAAGTAATAAATCACAATGAATTTCATCGGAGCACACCACCACATTATGACGCTCGGCTATCTCATTAATGGCTAATAGCTCTGCTTGGGTGTAAATGGTGCCACCTGGATTGTGTGGGTTACATAATAAGAATAAGTCACTGTGTTTGGCTTGTGCTTCTAATTGCTCTAAGTCCAGCAGCCAGCGGCCATCCACTTCCACCATATCCACGTAGGCGGCTTTGCGGCCATGAAAGCCTGGGGCGTGTAAAAACGGATAATAAATGGGTTTAGCGGTAATAATATTGCCATTAGGCTCAGAGAAGGTATCACAAGCTAAATTAAGGGCCGGGACTACGCCTGGCATATAGACTATCCAGTCGGCTTCAATCTGCCATTGATAGCGCTCAGCCATGCGTTTAATAATAAGCGCAGTGAGCTCAGGACTGGGGCGGCTATAACCAAATATGCCATGCTCAACGCGATCCTTTAGGGCGGCAATCACGCTAGGTGGGGCTTTAAATTCGGTGTCGGCTACCCACATTGGCAAAATATCGGTGCCTTCGTATTTTAACCATTTTAGGGCGCGAGTAGGGCGACGGTCTATGGACTCATCAAAGTCAAACATATGGGGTCCTTATCAATAAGAAGGAAACTAGCATAAGCAAGCACTAAGAAGCTGGCAAGCGGGCGCTTAAATAGCACAGGCGCCATAGTGTTTACGGATTAAAGATAATAATAAGTTAGCGGCCGGCCCCACGGGGCGTGAATGAGGCGTGACTAGATAAGAAAAACGCTGGCGCCTCGCTTGAGTCGAAAGGGGTAAGCGCACTAAAATATTGGCTTCTAATAAAGTCATTACCGCTTCTTCTGGTAGCCAAGAAAAGCCTACGCCACGGCGCAATAGCGATAATGTATCGTGCAAATGATTAATATACCAACGCTGATCGGCGCGTTTCCAGCCTTTCTCTGCTTCTTTATTTTCCGACAAAATTAGCTCAAGTTGATTTTCTAAATCCAGTGCACTCACCTCGTTTAATTGTGCTAACGGGTGGGCGGGCGCGCAAACTGGCACATAGACGGTGGTGCGCAGCGCTAAACTATGGGTGTCTGGCGTGACTAAGCTTGTGATAATAAAATCTGCAGCTTCTTGTTTAATCACCGCCTGACAGCCTGCAGGTTGAGCTTCTAAAAGGTGTACCCGACAACCCCGAGAGGCACTCGCAAACTCACTTAAGGCATTATATAAGGGCTGGCGGGGCAAGGAGGCTTCTACCACAACGCGCAGCACCGCCTCCCAACCAGAGGCTAAGACATCTGCTAAAGATTCTAATTCTTTAAAATTATGAGTGATTTTACGAGAGCGATGTAAAAATACTCGGCCTTCATCCGTTAAATAGGCTTTTCGCCCCTGTACCTCTAACAGCGCTACTCCCAAGCTTTGCTGTAACTTAGCGACAGCGTGATTAAGCGATGATTGGCTTTTATTGAGTTTGTCTGCGGCCTGGGCATAGCCACCTTCATCCACCACCGCTTGAAATATTCGCCATTGTTCAATCGTACTTTTGGGTCGATACATATCGAACTATTCCTTGTTGCGATTAAGCTAATAGAGCAGTAAAGGGAGTCAGATAAAGTCATTTATACAGTACTTGCTGGGTATTTAGCCTTGACTGCCAGCAAGTACTAACGCGCTATTTTATGGCCTGCGCATCTATTGATTGTCCGTTGACTTTAAGGCTGTCGTGACCCATTAAATATAAGTAAAGCGGCATAATCTCTGCGGGTGTGCGCAAGGTATTGGCGTCTTCGCCAGGATAAGCACGCGCGCGCATATCGGTACGCGTAGCGCCAGGATTAATGCAATTAACACGAGTTGAGGTGTTGCTAAGCTCATCGGCGAGCACTTGCATCATGCCCTCAGTCGCAAACTTAGAAATAGCATAGCTACCCCAATATGCGCGGCCTTGCTTGCCCACCCCTGAGCTGGTGAAGATA
This genomic window from Oceanisphaera avium contains:
- the pgm gene encoding phosphoglucomutase (alpha-D-glucose-1,6-bisphosphate-dependent), whose protein sequence is MSTHPRAGLQASACDLINVPRLMAAYYQLTPDVNKVEQRVTFGTSGHRGCALDSSFNHAHIQAICQAVSEYRQAQGVTGPLYLGMDTHALSEAAWGSALEVLTANGLEVRIQKDRGYTPTPVISHAILNHNRAHPQQLSDGIVITPSHNPPRDGGIKYNGVDGGPASSEATRWIQDRANQLLSEKGEGIRQNAFSKAVALAKEFDYIEHYISELNDVIDMEAIKKAGIRIGVDPLGGAGLAYWTPLAKRYGLDITLVNTSQDPSFSFMPLDHDGKIRMDCSSPFSMANLLALKEDFDISCGNDPDYDRHGIVDSQGLMDPNHYLAVCIHYLFTHRTHWPRELAVGKTLVSSSMIDRVASLLERQLIEVPVGFKWYVEGLIEGKLGFGGEESAGATFVRKNGQVWSTDKDGFIPCLLAAEILAVTGLTPHAYYANLVEQLGEPVYRRIDAPATLAQKQVLANLDPETIEASTLAGDAIIARLTRAPGNDAAIGGLKVVTEQGWFAARPSGTENVYKIYAESFRGNEHLDLLMIEAQALVNHAFAKAGV
- the astE gene encoding succinylglutamate desuccinylase, which translates into the protein MNTGQLTDFLTISRANPHGLAPSQHHLACGSRIEVWDSGVLYLEPASSQDVSSNKDIIISCGIHGNETAPIEMCERLLKQIVTGQLVCQQRLLLIFGNLEGMNLAVREVDENLNRLFCGEHAKGQISNNERRRAAKLEHYVSRFYQARSTAIRLHYDLHTAIRASKYEQFAVYPYQASNTYSRRLLAFLANADIKTILLSHAPATTFSCYSAQYFAAESLTIELGKVAPFGKNDLSRLACLHASLKNELNDSEWQPQPLALNKLRVFKVCQEIIKHSEQFCLHFSEDVANFSAFAPNSLLASDEHRCWCVGAQEEVVIFPNAAVAVSHRAALMAVVTELTDKMLN
- a CDS encoding HPP family protein, yielding MHFKHRLRDATLAGLAAFTAVIVLSYLKNWTHFMVLSAPLGATLVLLLLLPSAPLSRPKHVILGHLLTTILSIIGLKFIPDPMLGLAICFGLSFTLMVLTDTLHPPAGANPILIYLADPELVPMDFILPTLFGTLFMVGFASMYHYIFTHRRYPFGPKVAKVNKAKAPKVANTAAVKSRINESS
- a CDS encoding MalY/PatB family protein: MFDFDESIDRRPTRALKWLKYEGTDILPMWVADTEFKAPPSVIAALKDRVEHGIFGYSRPSPELTALIIKRMAERYQWQIEADWIVYMPGVVPALNLACDTFSEPNGNIITAKPIYYPFLHAPGFHGRKAAYVDMVEVDGRWLLDLEQLEAQAKHSDLFLLCNPHNPGGTIYTQAELLAINEIAERHNVVVCSDEIHCDLLLDAGKPHIPYAAISKDAAERSIILMAPSKTFNIAGLCCSFAIIPNAKLRQQFSRAARGIMADVNLLGFVAAEAAYREGDDWLAAQLDYLRHNRDLLVTRLNKVPDVKVLSPEATYLAWIDISALELEDPIGFFEQAGVGVSPGGQFGGSDFIRLNFGCPKAMLEEALDRMISAINNR
- a CDS encoding LysR family transcriptional regulator; the protein is MYRPKSTIEQWRIFQAVVDEGGYAQAADKLNKSQSSLNHAVAKLQQSLGVALLEVQGRKAYLTDEGRVFLHRSRKITHNFKELESLADVLASGWEAVLRVVVEASLPRQPLYNALSEFASASRGCRVHLLEAQPAGCQAVIKQEAADFIITSLVTPDTHSLALRTTVYVPVCAPAHPLAQLNEVSALDLENQLELILSENKEAEKGWKRADQRWYINHLHDTLSLLRRGVGFSWLPEEAVMTLLEANILVRLPLSTQARRQRFSYLVTPHSRPVGPAANLLLSLIRKHYGACAI